GCGTGCCCTTGAACCAAAATGGGCCTGATCTCGATGCCCTGGAGCAGATTCTAACTACTGTCCGGCCTCGTTTTTTCTACCTTATGCCTGCCTTTCAAAATCCAACTGGTATTGTCTATAATAAGGACGCAAAAAAAGGGCTCCTGCAATTGGCAGCCCGTTTTCGCCTAACCGTTTTGGAAGATGATTATTTGCGGGAGCTTAGTTTCAATGAAGTGGATCTTACCCCGTTGGCCGCTCTGGCTCCACCTGAAGTACCGGTTATATATCTGAAAAGCTTCTCCAAAGTGCTTCTTCCCGGTTTGAGACTGGCCTTCTTGGCAGTACCACCGGCTATGGCCCAGGAAGTTCTCACAGCTAAGCACGCATCCGACATCTTTACCTCCGGTCTTTTTCAACGTGTCTTTGAGCTCCTAATGCGTGAAGGTGTCTGGGAACAGCAATTGGCCAAAGTACGTCGTCTGTATAAAAAACGCCACCGAGCCCTAAGCACTGCGTTGCGGCAACAACTGCCATCGGCAATAGACTTTAACCCTCCGCCCGGCGGGCTAAACTTCTGGCTCCGACTACCCGCTGGACATAATGCTTTCGATCTTTACCGGGAAGCACTACAGGAAGGAGTAGTCATCGCCCCCGGCTCTGCCTTTACAGCTGCCGGTGGGCCTTCTCCTTACTTTCGCCTTACGTATGCTTCCTGTTCACCGGAGGAAATTGAACGTGGCGTTACCCTGCTAAGTACCGCTGTTCGGCGACTGCTAGGCGAATTGCCACGGCCTGATTATATGCCCTTTGTTTAAGTTCCTGCGGGACGGCCCCTTCCAAAAATAGAACCGGCTGGCTCTAGGCCCGGCCGGTTTTGTTTGCTGTTATCGGTCGGTCAATTCGGTTTCCGGTCGGGCATCAAAACCGTTGAAGCGGTTCATGGTCTCAATGGGACCCTGGCTCAGCCAGGTGCGCACAGCGTCAGCTGCCGCCAAAATAACTTCGTCCAGCATGGGTTCTTCTTGCGGGTCAAAAGTAGAAAGGACATGCTCCTTGGCGTCCTCGCTCTCGCCTGGGCGCCCGATTCCCAGCCTTAATCGGGTAAATTCTGCCGATCCCAGTTCGTTGATGATAGACAGTAACCCGCGCTGGCCCCCATGGCTCCCGCGCATGCGAACTCGCAAGCGTCCCAGCGGCAAATCTAAATCATCGGACACCACCAGCAAGTCGTGCCGTGAATCTAGTTTGTACCAACGCAGAAGACCGGCCACTGCCAGTCCACTGAGATTCATGTAAGTCAATGGCTTCACCAACAGCACATCTGTACCGGCGATCGAGCCTCGAGCCAGTAGCGCCTGAAATTTGGAGCGAGTAAAGGTGAGGCCCTCTTCCCGGGCCAGATAGTCCAGCACCAAGAAGCCGGCGTTGTGCCTGGTCTCTTCGTATTCCCGGCCAGGATTGCCAAGCCCCACCACTAGTTTCATGCCGACCTACTCCTCATCCTTGTCGGCTGCCTTTTCAGCCTCGGCTTCGGGCACAGCCACGCCCTCGTCCACCGCTTCTTCCTCCACTTCTTCCTCTTCCTCTTCAGGCCGCGGCGCCAAGACGGTAACTATAACTTCGTCCCTATCGGTGAGAATCTCCACCTTCTCCGGCACAGCCAGGTCCCGGACAAAAAGGGATTCTGTGAGGCCGAGATCGCTTACTTCGGCCACAATGTGGTCCGGTAAGTCCTGAGGCAGACACTCCACCTCCAGCTCCCTTAACTGGTGCTGAACAGTACCTCCTTCGTCCACTCCATGGGGCGTACCGTGCAACACAATGGGCACCACTGTCCGGAGGGTTTTGGTCAGGGATATGCCCTGAAAATCGGCATGAATCACCTGGCCCCGCACGGGATGGTATTGAACATCTTTCACCATGGCCGGATAGTCCGCTTGATCGGGTACCTTCACTGTAACAATGCTGCCCAGGCCGTGGGCCCCCAGCAGCCTTTCCAGTTCCAACTTATCCACCAATAGATGAACCGGTGCCTCTACCCCTTCACCGTACAATACAGCCGGTACTAAATTGGCCTGACGATAAGCTCGACTGGGGCCGGTACCGGTTTTGTCACGAATCTTAGCCACTACTTCAGCCATACATCTCTCTCCTTACTCAAACAATTCACTTACTGACAGATCTTCATAGATACGGATAATGGCTTCACCGAAAATCGGCGCCACTGATAACACCTTAGTTTTATCTATTTTCTTTTCCGGCGGAAGGGGAATTGTATTAGTAATTACCACCTCTTTAATGGGTGCATCTTTTAATCTAGCGATAGCCGGCCCGGATAAAACCCCATGGGTGCAGCAAACATACACGTCTTTTACACCGTAGTCCAGCAGTGCTTGGCTGCTTAAGGCTATGGTTCCGGCGGTATCGATGATATCGTCCATCATAATCACCGTTCGTCCCTTTACTTTACCGATCACGTTCATCACTTCGGCCACGTTGGGAGCCGGCCGTCGTTTATCCACAATGGCTATCGGCGCATGCAATCTTTCGGCCAAATCTCGCGCCCGCCCAACCCCGCCGATATCAGGCGACACCACCGTCAGGTCGGTTAGACCTTTCTGCCGGAAATAATCGGCGATCAGCGGTCCAGCCATAAGGTGATCCACCGGTATGTCAAAGAAGCCTTGAATCTGGGCCGCGTGAAGATCCATGGTCAGGACTCGCCCCGCCCCGGCCGTAGCCAGTAAATTGGCCACTAATTTGGCTGAGACCGGCTCCCTGCCTCTGGCTTTGCGGTCCTGCCGCGCGTAGCCGTAATGCGGGATTACCGCCGTTATGCGCCGTGCCGATGCTCGCCTAAACGCATCCATAAGGATTAGTAGCTCCATCAAGTTCTCGTTCACCGGCTGACAGGTAGGCTGAACCACAAATATATCAGCCCCACGGACACTTTCATCGATTACCACCTGGATCTCGCCATTGGAAAAACGACTTACCTTAGCTTCTCCCAACGGCACCCCAATATAAGCAGCAATCTCCCGGGCCAACTCGGGATTGGCATTCCCGGTAAAAACCTTCAGCCGCTTCTGATCAGGCTTCAACAATTACCCCTCCTTGTCCCATCCCCCACCTATTCTAGATTACTCTTCTTCTTTTCGCAAGAGAGCTTTTTGTCTTCTTCTTTCCACCCAACCGTCAATGTTCTTTTGCTCCGCGCGCTCCAAGGCCAATGCTCCGGGCGGAACGTCCTTTGTAATGGTGGAGCCCGCTCCCGTATAAGCCCCGCGGCCAATTCTCACCGGGGCCACTAAGTTGGTATTGCTGCCGATAAAGACGTCATCCTCAATGGTGGTAATATGCTTCCTTTCACCGTCGTAGTTACAGGTGATAGTCCCGGCGCCAATATTAGCCCGTCGGCCCAACACAGCATCGCCTACGTAAGACAGATGCGGCACCTTGCTCTCCGGCCCTACATGGGACTTCTTAATCTCCACAAAAGTACCCGCCTTGCTGTTTTCTGCCAGCACCGTACCAGGGCGCAGGTGAGTAAAGGGTCCCACATCAGCCCCGACTCCTATCTCTGCTGCGCTTACTACAGCGTAGCGCACACAGGCGCCGTCTTTAACGGTGCTGTCCTTTATCTGAACCGACGGTCCAATAGTGCAGCCGCCGCCAATGGTGGTCTGCCCTTCCAGTACGGTAAACGGGTAGATCACTGTGTCCGGGCCGATAGTGACTGTGGCATCAATAAACGTCGACGCCGGATCTATAATAGTGACTCCGGCCAACATCTGCTCTTTTCTGATCTGAGTCCGCAGCCAAGCTTCAGCCACGGCCAATTGGACCCGGTTGTTGATACCTTCGGTCAAAGCCGGCTCAGGAGCCAGATAGGCCTGCACCAAACCACCGTCGGCCTGCAGCAAAGGCAAAACATCGGTCAGGTAATACTCGCCTTGGACATTGTCGCAACCCACCTTCTCCAAGGATGAGAATAGGGTCGAGGCGGCAAAACAGTAGCTGCCGGTGTTAATCTCCCGGATGGCTTTTTCGGCCGAAGTTGCATCCCTTTCTTCTACTATGCGCTCGATGCTACCGGCGGCAGAACGGACAATGCGTCCATACCCGCTGGCATCGGGTAGTTCGGCCGTAAGTACGGTGGCGGCCGCCTGGTTTAAGCGGTGGATAGCTACCAGGTCTTGGAGCAATTCTCTGGACAAGAGAGGCGTATCGCCGCAAAGGACCAGAATCTCGCCTGTCCTCTCATCCACAGCATCCATGGCCACCTGTACTGCATGGCCGGTGCCCAGTTGTTCTTCTTGATAAGCATACTTTACCGTATCCTGAAACAGCTCATGAACAGCTTTCATATCAGGATTAATAACCAGCACCACATCTTCGGCCCCAGCGGCCCGAGCAGCATCCACCACATAGGAAATCAGCGGGCGCCCGCACAGTTCGTGCAGAACTTTGGGCCGGGAAGATTTCATCCGCGTACCTTTGCCGGCGGCCAAGATTATGGCCGTAAGCTCACTCATACCAGTCACCTCTTGCAGAAAGCAGAATGTAGAAGAAGGGCCCTTAGGCCCCCCTCCGGTACCCAAAAGAGACCCAATTAATTTGTCTGCGGAAGAACAGCTACAGTCTCTATCTCTACTTGCGCGTCCCTGGGCAGGGCCGCCACCCCAATAGCCGAGCGAGCGGGAAAGGGCTCGGTGAAAAACTCTGCGTACACTTCATTCATAGCGCCAAAGTCAGCCATGTCTCGCAAGAACACGGTGGTCTTGACCACATTGGCCAGCGATGTTCCTGCTGCCTCCAGAATCGCTTTGACATTGGTCAACGCTTGCCGGGTTTGGGCCTTGATATCCCCTTCCACCAGCTTCCCAGTGGCCGGATCAGCCGCGATCTGGCCTGCCGTGTAGACAAAGTCTCCTACTCGGATAGCCTGCGAATAAGGTCCGATGGCTGCCGGCGCAGCATTGGTAGACACTTCTTGTTTCAACAGATATTCCTCCCTTTCGTAATCACTAAACATTGAACCTAAAATGGATCACGTCACCGTCTTGTACCTGGTAATCGCGCCCTTCTAGCCGCACGAGACCGTCTTTTTGGGCAGCGGCACAGGAACCGGCTCTGGTCAGATCTTTCTGAGCAACCACTTCGGCTCGGATAAAACCCCGTTCCATATCAGTGTGGATCTTGCCCGCCGCTTTCAGCGCACTGGTACCGCGCCTGATCGGCCAAGCCCTTACTTCATGCCCGCCGGTGGTGGTAAAGAAAGTGACCAGATCTAATAGTTTGTAGCTTTCGGCTATCAACCGGTTGAGGCCTGGCTCCGGTAAGTCTAATTCGGCCAGGAACATAGCTCGTTCATCTGGTTCCAGCTCCCATAGCTCTTCTTCCAGCCGAGCGGCTAACCATAAAGCGCCAGCCCCACGCTCCCTTGCCGCCTGGTCCACCATTTCCCAGCAGTGGGCGCTCTCACCGGTGAGCCCTTCTTCGCTCACATTGGCTACCAAAAGCAGCGGTTTTGCCGTGAGCAGATTCAGATCGCCTAGTTCAGCCTGAAGCTCGGCCGGTACAGCCGGTGCCTGCCTGGCAGCCTGACCGGACTCAAGATAGCTGCGGAGGTTGTTAAGATAATCATGGGCTTTTATATAGCGGCGCTCACCGCTTTTTAGTTGGCGTTCCAGCTTAGCCAGGCGACGATTAACCACCTCCAGATCGGCTAGAATAAGTTCCAGTTCAATAGTCTCAATGTCAGCTTGCGGATCCAAGACGCCGCTCACGTGGGCCACGTCAGTGGCCTGAAAACAACGAACCACTTCCACAATGGCATCTACATCACGGATCTGGCCCAGAAACTGGTTCCCTAAACCCTCTCCCTGGCTGGCACCTTTGACTAAACCGGCGATATCGACGAAATCCACTGTCGCTGGGACCACTTTTTCCGGTTGGATCAACTCAGCCAACTGCTGGAGGCGCCGATCCGGCACTGCCGTGCGGCCTACGTTAGGCTCGATGGTGCAAAACGGATAATTCTCGGCTGGGACCGAAGCCTGGGTCAGGGCATTAAACAACGTTGACTTGCCGACGTTGGGAAGGCCCACAATCCCTACCCGCATTCTTATCCCCCTTCCAGCCAGGCAGCCGGCCTCACCACAAGCTCATGTCCTTTCTCTGGGGTTTCTTCCAGTACCAATAGAGAAAAGAAATCCGGGACCAACTTTGTCTGGGGCTCTTTTAGGGCCACCAACACCCCTGTGGCCAGCACGGTAGCTCCAAATTCGGCCATGAGATCCATCATACCCCGGGCCGTACCACCGGCACGCATGAAGTCATCCACCAATACCACCCGAGCACCTGGAGACAGGGCTCGCCGCGGCAACGACATGGTTTGGATGCGACGAGTGGAACCGGACAGATAATTAATGCTTACCGCCGGCCCCTCTGTTACCCTGCTTTCCCGCCGTATGATCACCGCCGGCACGCCCAGGGCCCGCGCTGTGGATAAAGCTACCGGGATACCTTTAGTTTCCATGGTCACGACCCACTCGGGCTCTAGGGAGCGGAAACGGGCAGCAAATACCCGGCCTACCCGCTCCATGAGAGCAGGGGTAAACAACAAGTCGGTCAAATACAAGAAACCGCCCGGTAGATAGCGTTTTTCTTCCGCCAAGGTGGCGGCCAATTCCAGTACCAGCTCACGGGCCCCCTGACCGCTAAGGTCAGGCACATAGCGAACCCCGCCGGCCGCCCCGGATACAGTCTCGATAAAACCATCCCCTGTCTCGCCCAACGTCCGCTTAATCAGGCCTACATCCTCGCTTAAACTTGATTTCGCCACCCCCAGTTTGTCAGCAAACCAACTCAAGGGGATCAGCTGGTATGGATGTTCAACTAAATAGCGGGTCACGACCACCAGTCGCTCTCCTCGGCTCCGCCTGTCCAAGCTAATCCCCCCATTTCTAACTACGGTTATATTCTCTTTATCGACCCCGGTTCCCTGCCACCGATCTCAAACTCTGAGGGCTCACATAGCGATGGGATTGCTATCGCCGATATACTTGAGCGCCAACTGGTAGTCATCCGGTTTATCCACGTCGATCCCAATCTCGGGATAGGGCGAAATAACAGCTTTGCCGGTGGCTCCCAATATCTGCTTGAACCTATTTTCTAAGCTGTCGATGGTAAGCCGTCCCAGCAGAAGCTGAACAAAGAATCCCCAGCCCAACAAGCGACACATCTTGATCGGCTCTTTGCGTAACCGATACATCTCTTCCGCCCAGTCCCAACCCCGCTCCAAAATGTGCGGATAAAGGAGCAATAAATTGCCGCCGGTGAATGTTCCGTCCTTAAGCCGTACATAGGTTCGTTTGGAATCGGGGTATTTGGCTTCGCCTACCTTCTTTTCAATAATGGAATAGTAAAAATCTGCGGCCTCTGTCCTGGCCTGGGTCAAAAAATCTTCAACTGCTGCTGTGGTCAGCAGCGGAATGTCCGCTGTTGCCACCAGCACTAATTCATTCGGCTCAAACTTCTCCAGCCCCCGGCGGAAGTTCTCTATCAAGGTGGTGCCGCTTGGGATCAGCGTGGACACTTTTCCCCGTTTAAGGTAGCCCAGTTCCTCCGGCCCCACAATAACTATCTGCTCTACAGAAGAACTGTCCTCCAGCGCAGCTACCACAAAATCCACCATGGGACGGCCCGCTATTGGGATCAAAGCTTCATATGATTCCGGACTCACCGCCGTCAGTTTCTTGGTATTCGGCGCTCCCGCCAGAATCAATGCTTTCACCACTTGTATTACCCCTTTCACCTGAACCGGTTGTCTTCTCCCGACCTTTAAGTAAGCTTACTTCGGCTTCGCGGATATGTCTCACCGCCAGCTTGCGCGCTTCCGCACTGTCGCGACGCTCCAAAGCCATTACCAACTGTTTATGTTCCCGCACCGTATCCTTGAGACGGCCCGGAGCAAACAGCGACTGCAGCCGAAAACCCTGAATCTGGTCTGATAAATTACCCACGATGTTAATCAGACGACGGTTGCGGCTGGCCGAATAAATCAGAGCATGAAAACGGGTATCGGCATCAATCACATCTTCCCTAATACCCGAAGCTATCGCTGCCTCAAGTTGATCTAACAACCCTTTAAGTGTGGCTATCTCTTGGGGAGTGATCCTCTGAGCGGCCAAATAAGCGGCCAGGCCCTCCAGTGCCATGCGCAGCTCAAAAACATCGTTCATGTCTTTTAGGGACAACCCGCCCACGTAGGCTCCCCGGCGGGGCACCATCACCACGAAACCTTCCAGGGCCAACCTCCGCAAGGCTTCCCGTACCGGGGTCCGACTAACTCCCAATTCTTCAGCTAGCTGCTGTTCCGCCAGATGTTGACCCGGGGACAGATCGCCTTCCACTATCGCCGCTCGCAAAGCCTGGTAGACTCCTTCGCGCAAGGGGACAAACGAGTCCAGATCAAAATTAACATTTAACAGCTTTCTCATGCGTTATCGTTCACTCCTCAATCAGTCGCCCGGCACCTACAGACACCGGTTCAACTACATAAGTAGTAGCCGCAGTGTCCAAAACGGAAACAGCAGCGTTGGCCTCTTCCCACCCGGCAAACAGTCCATATACCGTGGGTCCGCTACCGGACATCAGTGCCGCTAGAGCCCCCGCTGCCAGCAGGGTCTCTTTTATGTCTCTTATTAGGGGAAAATGGGCCATCACCACCGGTTCAAAACTGTTGGCTAAAAGAGCGGCCATTTGGCCCAGGTCTCTCCGCTCGAGCCCGGCCAGCAAAGCATCTATATCTACTTTGTGGTGGTGATCAAGTAAAGTGCGGTCCAATTCATTATAGGCCCAGGCGGTAGAAACAGCAACCGGCGGACAAGCCAAGACAAAATAGCAGCGTGGCAGCGGTACCAAAGTTGAGACAACTTCCCCGCGCCCCTCTGCGAGACCGGTTCCTCCTAACAAGGCAAAGGGCACATCACTGCCAAGGTCAGCCGCCAATGGTACCAGGTCCTTAAGACCAAGGTTAAGCTGCCAGTACCGATTGAGGCCGTACAACACCGCCGCCGCATCGGCACTACCACCGGCCAACCCGGCCGCCAGAGGAATATTCTTGGTCAGCTTTATGTGAACGCCTTTTGCCACTTGAAATCGGTCTCGGACTAACTGAGCAGCTCGAACAGCTAGGTTGCGGCCATCGGTAGGAAGCTCGGCCCCCACCACTTCCAGGCTGATCCCGTTGTCCTTTGCTTCCAGCTCCACCCGGTCGGCTAAAGAAACCGCCTGCATCACACTTTTGATCTCGTGATAGCCATCCGGGCGCTGGGCACCCACTTTCAGCCCCAGGTTCAGTTTGGCCCAAGCGGGAAAGTACAGCAATCCACTCCCCTCCCAAAAACTATCTTTCACTATATTTTACCATAGATATTGGCTTTTCCCTGACAAACTCCTCTTTTTAGCCGCTGACTTTTTGCTGGAAGCCGGAACAGGATTGGTGGGCAGTGCGAATAACGGCCAGCACCCGCTCTAATTGCTCATAAAACACCACCACCAGGTCTCCAGCTTGGCTGTCAGCCAGAGCCGCTTCCAAGGCCTCATCTTCGCGCAACACCACTCGGATTCTTTCCGTGGAAACACCGGCCGAACGTACACCTTCCAGCAGCAGTTCTGCCACCTCCCCCACGGCTCGGCCTCTTTTGTCTTCGTCCTCCTTAATGTAAATGTGGTCAAAACCGGCGGCTGTCCGCCCTACGCGCTGTATCAAGTGATCGGGACGATCCCCCGGTACACCGATTACCCCCAGCAGGCGCCTAGCTCCCAGTGCCTGCGCTAGCTCCAGCGTGCTGCAATAACTGGCTGCGTTGTGCCCATAATCGATGAGTACCTTGGTATTTCCAAGCGAGAACAGGTTTGCTCGGCCCGGATTATTGTTAAGATCGGAGTAGAACGTGTGTAGACCGCGGCGAATCAACCCCCAGGGAACTGCTAGCCCCCAGGCTGCGGCTACAGCCGCCAAAGCATTAGCTAAATTATGCTTAGCTCGACCGCCCAGGGTAATCGGAATTCGCCCCACCTTTTCCACTCGGCGCCAGCTGGAGCCTTCCTGAGCCACAATTACCCCGTTGTGAACAAACACGGCTCGTCCCCCGCCCTGCAGATGTTGCTGCACTAACAGATTGTCCGTTGCCGCACTGAAATAAATAACCTGGCAGTGAGCCCGTTTAGCCATGGGCTCGGCCCGAGAATCGTCAGCATTCAGCACCGCATAACCGCTGCTGGGGACCGCCTCAACAACCAGAGCTTTGACCTGGGCCAGATCCTCCAGCGTATCGATCCCGTACTGGCCCAGGTGATCTTCGCTGATATTGGTGATAACACCCACATCGGCCCAGTCATAAGCCAGTCCGTCACGAATCAGTCCGCCCCGGGCTGTCTCCAGCACTACCGCCTCCACAGTGGAATCCTCCAGCAACAACCGGGCACCGCGATAACCGGCGTTGTCACCGCTCCAAACGCAGTGGCCATGGATATAGACCCCGTCCGTACAGGCAAATCCCACCCTGGATCCGCTCCCGGCCAGTATGTGAGCCAGCAAGCGAACAGTGGTGGTCTTGCCATTGGTTCCGGTAACCGACACCACCGGAATTCGACTGTTGCTCCCGGGAGGGAAAAGATAGTCCACAATAGCTTCTGCCACTGGCTGGGAGCTTCCGGCACTGGGAGCAATATGCATTCGCAATCCGGGAGCGGCGTTAACCTCAATTGCTGTCACTTCCGCTACCGTAGCGGCTAAATCTGGTACCACCAAATCCACCCCGGCCACATCCAGCCCAACTGCCCGGGCAGCTCGCTCAGCCACCAGTTTGATGTCCGCACTTACCGCTGCGGTAACATCACAGGCGGTACCGCCAGTAGACAAATTAGCGTTCTGGCGCAGAAACACTGTTTCCCCTGCTGTGGGAACATAGTCAAAAGTTAAGCCGGATCGGGCCAGAGCCATAATAACCACCGGGTCCACCTTAATCTTGGTCAACACTTTCTCGTGGCCTTCGCCGCGGCTGGGATCATTATTGGTCACTTCAATCAGCTGGCGCAAGTTGTGCTTACCGTCACCCACCACATGGGCCGGAAGGCGTTCGGCCACTGCCACTGCTTTGCCGTTTACAACCAAAGCGCGCAAGTGGCGCCCGGCAATATGTTTTTCGATCAGAACCCGCTGTCCGAAGTTGCGGGCCAGCGTATAAGCGGCACGAACCTCGGCCACTGTATTTAAGTTCAGCGACACCCCTTTGCCCTGATTACCGGATTCGGGTTTTAGCACCACCGGGCCTTCCAGCTCTCGAAAAGCGGTCACAGCTTCTTCCTCTGCCACTACCAGCCGTCCTGCCGGGACCTTGATGGCAGCCTGGTGCAATATTTTCTTGGTCCGTGACTTATCCCCGGCAATATCCACCGCCAAACACGAGGTAAGAGACGTTAGAGCGGCCTCGATTCGCCGTTGGCTGTGGCCGTAACCCAGTTGAATAAGACAGCTGTCGTCCAGCCGAAGCACCGGAATGTTCCGGCTCAGAGCCGCTTGAACCAAAGCCCGGCTAGTGGGACCCAGTTGGAAGCGCGCGGCCAGGTCCTGTAAGCGTTTGAGAACCGCTTCAATTTCCGGCGGTGTCTTTCCTTCCAGTAAAGCATTAACTATTGCCACCGCTTGATGCGCTGCCTCGGTGGCGGCTGCTGCCACTTGGTACTCAACCACGATTTCATACATAGCCGGATCTTCAGTTGAGCGTGTTTTCCCGTACAAAGTCTTGAAACCAGCTAAATGCTGTAGCTCCAGGATTATATGCTCCACCACATGGCCCAGATACGTTCCTTCGTTCAACCGCTGGGCCAATCCGCCCGAACAGCCGCGCGAGCAGTGATGCTCCTGCAAAGAAGGCAGCACAGATAACAGTCGATCGGCAAACAGCGGCAGTTGAGCACTGGTCCGGTCGGCGTATTCTCCCAAATCCAGCCTCACCTTGATTACAGGATAATGGCTGTAGATATTGCGGCCACTGTACACAGAGATGTCTGCAATTTCCACGGCTGACTTTCCTCCTCTGTAGAATCGGCCTATCATATGTATGTCCCACGGGGGACACGGGCAGCCGCAGAGGGCTGCTCCTACACACACTGCACCGTTCGGAAGGGGACGGAGCCCCTCCCTACCAGTAGGTGCAGTTTTTGGTAGGGGCAGCCTGCATCCGAAGGATGGGGCTTTGTGTCTGCCCGGTTCAGCATGTCACTCGGGCCGGGACAGTACCGGGCCGTTACCTTAGGGATACCCTGGTTCGCGGGTCTTAAGATCAAACGAATAACCGGCTGGCAACACATGCAATGTCACCCCGGTCAAGGCCAACGGTTCTACCAAACCGCTGTCGGACACGTTGCTGTGGTCAATGGTCAGCCCGTTCACCACGGTACAGGCACCGGAGCCGATAACAGTAAAAAAACC
The Bacillota bacterium DNA segment above includes these coding regions:
- a CDS encoding PLP-dependent aminotransferase family protein — protein: VPLNQNGPDLDALEQILTTVRPRFFYLMPAFQNPTGIVYNKDAKKGLLQLAARFRLTVLEDDYLRELSFNEVDLTPLAALAPPEVPVIYLKSFSKVLLPGLRLAFLAVPPAMAQEVLTAKHASDIFTSGLFQRVFELLMREGVWEQQLAKVRRLYKKRHRALSTALRQQLPSAIDFNPPPGGLNFWLRLPAGHNAFDLYREALQEGVVIAPGSAFTAAGGPSPYFRLTYASCSPEEIERGVTLLSTAVRRLLGELPRPDYMPFV
- a CDS encoding aminoacyl-tRNA hydrolase: MKLVVGLGNPGREYEETRHNAGFLVLDYLAREEGLTFTRSKFQALLARGSIAGTDVLLVKPLTYMNLSGLAVAGLLRWYKLDSRHDLLVVSDDLDLPLGRLRVRMRGSHGGQRGLLSIINELGSAEFTRLRLGIGRPGESEDAKEHVLSTFDPQEEPMLDEVILAAADAVRTWLSQGPIETMNRFNGFDARPETELTDR
- a CDS encoding 50S ribosomal protein L25, with the translated sequence MAEVVAKIRDKTGTGPSRAYRQANLVPAVLYGEGVEAPVHLLVDKLELERLLGAHGLGSIVTVKVPDQADYPAMVKDVQYHPVRGQVIHADFQGISLTKTLRTVVPIVLHGTPHGVDEGGTVQHQLRELEVECLPQDLPDHIVAEVSDLGLTESLFVRDLAVPEKVEILTDRDEVIVTVLAPRPEEEEEEVEEEAVDEGVAVPEAEAEKAADKDEE
- a CDS encoding ribose-phosphate pyrophosphokinase yields the protein MLKPDQKRLKVFTGNANPELAREIAAYIGVPLGEAKVSRFSNGEIQVVIDESVRGADIFVVQPTCQPVNENLMELLILMDAFRRASARRITAVIPHYGYARQDRKARGREPVSAKLVANLLATAGAGRVLTMDLHAAQIQGFFDIPVDHLMAGPLIADYFRQKGLTDLTVVSPDIGGVGRARDLAERLHAPIAIVDKRRPAPNVAEVMNVIGKVKGRTVIMMDDIIDTAGTIALSSQALLDYGVKDVYVCCTHGVLSGPAIARLKDAPIKEVVITNTIPLPPEKKIDKTKVLSVAPIFGEAIIRIYEDLSVSELFE
- the glmU gene encoding bifunctional UDP-N-acetylglucosamine diphosphorylase/glucosamine-1-phosphate N-acetyltransferase GlmU; the encoded protein is MSELTAIILAAGKGTRMKSSRPKVLHELCGRPLISYVVDAARAAGAEDVVLVINPDMKAVHELFQDTVKYAYQEEQLGTGHAVQVAMDAVDERTGEILVLCGDTPLLSRELLQDLVAIHRLNQAAATVLTAELPDASGYGRIVRSAAGSIERIVEERDATSAEKAIREINTGSYCFAASTLFSSLEKVGCDNVQGEYYLTDVLPLLQADGGLVQAYLAPEPALTEGINNRVQLAVAEAWLRTQIRKEQMLAGVTIIDPASTFIDATVTIGPDTVIYPFTVLEGQTTIGGGCTIGPSVQIKDSTVKDGACVRYAVVSAAEIGVGADVGPFTHLRPGTVLAENSKAGTFVEIKKSHVGPESKVPHLSYVGDAVLGRRANIGAGTITCNYDGERKHITTIEDDVFIGSNTNLVAPVRIGRGAYTGAGSTITKDVPPGALALERAEQKNIDGWVERRRQKALLRKEEE
- a CDS encoding RidA family protein, with amino-acid sequence MFSDYEREEYLLKQEVSTNAAPAAIGPYSQAIRVGDFVYTAGQIAADPATGKLVEGDIKAQTRQALTNVKAILEAAGTSLANVVKTTVFLRDMADFGAMNEVYAEFFTEPFPARSAIGVAALPRDAQVEIETVAVLPQTN
- the ychF gene encoding redox-regulated ATPase YchF encodes the protein MRVGIVGLPNVGKSTLFNALTQASVPAENYPFCTIEPNVGRTAVPDRRLQQLAELIQPEKVVPATVDFVDIAGLVKGASQGEGLGNQFLGQIRDVDAIVEVVRCFQATDVAHVSGVLDPQADIETIELELILADLEVVNRRLAKLERQLKSGERRYIKAHDYLNNLRSYLESGQAARQAPAVPAELQAELGDLNLLTAKPLLLVANVSEEGLTGESAHCWEMVDQAARERGAGALWLAARLEEELWELEPDERAMFLAELDLPEPGLNRLIAESYKLLDLVTFFTTTGGHEVRAWPIRRGTSALKAAGKIHTDMERGFIRAEVVAQKDLTRAGSCAAAQKDGLVRLEGRDYQVQDGDVIHFRFNV
- the purR gene encoding pur operon repressor — its product is MDRRSRGERLVVVTRYLVEHPYQLIPLSWFADKLGVAKSSLSEDVGLIKRTLGETGDGFIETVSGAAGGVRYVPDLSGQGARELVLELAATLAEEKRYLPGGFLYLTDLLFTPALMERVGRVFAARFRSLEPEWVVTMETKGIPVALSTARALGVPAVIIRRESRVTEGPAVSINYLSGSTRRIQTMSLPRRALSPGARVVLVDDFMRAGGTARGMMDLMAEFGATVLATGVLVALKEPQTKLVPDFFSLLVLEETPEKGHELVVRPAAWLEGG
- a CDS encoding NTP transferase domain-containing protein: MKGVIQVVKALILAGAPNTKKLTAVSPESYEALIPIAGRPMVDFVVAALEDSSSVEQIVIVGPEELGYLKRGKVSTLIPSGTTLIENFRRGLEKFEPNELVLVATADIPLLTTAAVEDFLTQARTEAADFYYSIIEKKVGEAKYPDSKRTYVRLKDGTFTGGNLLLLYPHILERGWDWAEEMYRLRKEPIKMCRLLGWGFFVQLLLGRLTIDSLENRFKQILGATGKAVISPYPEIGIDVDKPDDYQLALKYIGDSNPIAM
- a CDS encoding GntR family transcriptional regulator, which produces MRKLLNVNFDLDSFVPLREGVYQALRAAIVEGDLSPGQHLAEQQLAEELGVSRTPVREALRRLALEGFVVMVPRRGAYVGGLSLKDMNDVFELRMALEGLAAYLAAQRITPQEIATLKGLLDQLEAAIASGIREDVIDADTRFHALIYSASRNRRLINIVGNLSDQIQGFRLQSLFAPGRLKDTVREHKQLVMALERRDSAEARKLAVRHIREAEVSLLKGREKTTGSGERGNTSGESIDSGGSAEYQETDGGESGII